A genomic stretch from Neomonachus schauinslandi chromosome 14, ASM220157v2, whole genome shotgun sequence includes:
- the SNRNP35 gene encoding U11/U12 small nuclear ribonucleoprotein 35 kDa protein: protein MREKRHKNMNDWMPIAKEYDPLKAGSIDGTDEDPHDRAVWRAMLARYTPNKGVTGDPLLTLFVARLNLQTKEEKLKEVFSRYGDIRRLRLVRDLVTGFSKGYAFIEYKEERSLIKAYRDADGLVIDQHEIFVDYELERTLKGWIPRRLGGGLGGKKESGQLRFGGRDRPFRKPINLPIVKNDQYREGKREKRERSRSRERHWDSRTRDRDHDRGRERRWQDREPTRVWPESDWERERDFRDDRAKGREKRDRSK from the exons atgagagagaagagacacaaa AACATGAATGATTGGATGCCCATTGCCAAGGAGTATGACCCGCTTAAAGCTGGCAGCATTGATGGCACGGATGAAGACCCACACGATCGCGCCGTCTGGAGGGCAATGTTGGCACGATACACCCCCAACAAAGGCGTCACAGGAGACCCCCTCCTCACCCTGTTTGTGGCAAGACTAAACTTGCAGACCAAAGAGGAGAAGTTAAAGGAAGTATTTTCCCGCTATGGGGACATCCGGCGGCTTCGGCTGGTGAGGGACTTGGTCACTGGCTTTTCAAAGGGCTATGCCTTCATTGAATACAAAGAGGAGCGTTCTCTGATCAAAGCTTACCGAGATGCAGACGGCCTGGTTATTGACCAGCATGAGATATTTGTGGACTATGAACTGGAAAGGACCCTCAAAGGGTGGATCCCTCGGCGACTTGGAGGAGGtctgggggggaaaaaggaatCCGGGCAACTGAGATTTGGGGGGCGTGATCGGCCTTTTCGAAAACCCATTAATTTGCCAATTGTTAAAAACGACCAAtacagagagggaaaaagggaaaagcgGGAGCGATCTCGGTCTCGAGAAAGACACTGGGACTCTCGGACAAGAGACCGAGACCACGACCGTGGCCGGGAGAGGAGATGGCAGGACAGAGAGCCAACCAGGGTGTGGCCAGAAAgtgactgggagagagagagggacttCAGAGATGACAGAgccaaggggagggagaagagggaccGAAGTAAATAG